One Lysobacter enzymogenes DNA segment encodes these proteins:
- a CDS encoding DUF2145 domain-containing protein, which produces MASTAFGRTLAAAMLAATLGLLPAQGRAGTGCGNEPLAPRKLADAAQTALIVADALDRRDAPLALVARVGSDLSAQGLVYSHVGFVVRDHPAGRWTAVHLLNECGSDRSNLYSQGLVNFFADDLVNQDARIVWLEPELAQRLAERLRALPSGALHQPRYNLIARPGSADYQNSTAWVLETLGAALTQAQAPSRNAAFAAAQRDGFRADRVHIPYSKRVLGGLFSANVAFTDHPISTRLGGDYPVVTVRSIVEYLDRSGHVQAQSEWRNGRAMRTPGAL; this is translated from the coding sequence ATGGCATCGACCGCGTTCGGCAGGACGCTGGCGGCGGCGATGTTGGCGGCGACGCTGGGGCTGCTGCCCGCACAGGGACGTGCGGGCACCGGATGCGGCAACGAACCGCTGGCGCCGCGCAAGCTCGCCGACGCCGCGCAGACCGCGCTGATCGTGGCCGATGCGCTCGACCGCCGCGACGCGCCGCTGGCGCTGGTGGCGCGGGTCGGCAGCGACCTGTCGGCGCAGGGCCTGGTCTACAGCCACGTCGGCTTCGTCGTGCGCGACCACCCCGCCGGCCGCTGGACCGCGGTGCATTTGCTCAACGAATGCGGCAGCGACCGCTCCAATCTCTACAGCCAGGGCCTGGTCAATTTCTTCGCCGACGACCTGGTCAACCAGGACGCGCGCATCGTCTGGCTCGAACCCGAACTCGCCCAGCGCCTGGCCGAGCGGCTGCGCGCGCTGCCGAGCGGCGCGCTGCACCAGCCCCGCTACAACCTGATCGCGCGGCCGGGCAGCGCCGATTACCAGAACTCGACCGCGTGGGTGCTGGAAACCCTCGGCGCCGCGCTGACGCAGGCGCAGGCGCCCAGCCGCAACGCCGCGTTCGCGGCCGCGCAGCGCGACGGCTTCCGCGCCGACCGCGTGCACATCCCCTATTCCAAGCGCGTGCTCGGCGGTCTGTTCAGCGCCAATGTCGCCTTCACCGACCACCCGATCTCGACCCGGCTCGGCGGCGACTATCCGGTGGTGACGGTTCGCTCGATCGTCGAGTACCTCGACCGCAGCGGCCATGTGCAGGCGCAAAGCGAGTGGCGCAACGGCCGCGCGATGCGGACGCCGGGCGCGCTGTAG
- a CDS encoding helix-turn-helix domain-containing protein, protein MALSLELVDALKRFLRAQDLTYRDLAGRLKLSEAAVKRMFSRRAMSLARLEEICDVLDIGLAELSAEAGRGRAPMATLSEAQEQALVDEPALLLALFLTLNRWKQADVQAHFNFDNARWTGLLVRLDRLGIIELMPGNRGRPLTARNFRWRADGPMERYFRLKLLQDYFADPFDGEQDVLLLLSGSLSPAGIRQLKQRLGEVAREFDALLARDAALTAQERVGVSLVLAQKPWLLQLFQPYRRSQA, encoded by the coding sequence ATGGCCCTCTCACTCGAACTCGTTGACGCCCTGAAGCGCTTCCTGCGTGCCCAGGACCTCACCTACCGCGACCTCGCCGGCCGGCTCAAGCTCAGCGAGGCAGCGGTCAAGCGCATGTTCTCGCGACGGGCGATGAGCCTGGCGCGGCTGGAAGAGATCTGCGATGTGCTCGACATCGGCCTGGCCGAACTCAGCGCCGAGGCCGGCCGCGGCCGCGCGCCGATGGCCACGCTCAGCGAAGCCCAGGAGCAGGCCCTGGTCGACGAGCCGGCGCTGCTGCTGGCCTTGTTCCTGACCTTGAACCGCTGGAAGCAGGCCGACGTGCAGGCCCACTTCAACTTCGACAACGCGCGCTGGACCGGCCTGCTGGTGCGGCTGGACCGGCTCGGCATCATCGAACTGATGCCCGGCAACCGCGGCCGCCCGCTGACCGCGCGCAACTTCCGCTGGCGCGCCGACGGGCCGATGGAGCGCTATTTCCGGCTCAAGCTGCTGCAGGACTACTTCGCCGATCCGTTCGACGGCGAGCAGGACGTGTTGCTGCTGCTCAGCGGCTCGCTGAGCCCGGCCGGCATCCGCCAGCTCAAGCAGCGGCTGGGCGAGGTCGCGCGCGAATTCGACGCCCTGCTGGCGCGCGATGCCGCGCTGACCGCGCAGGAGCGGGTCGGCGTGAGCCTGGTGCTGGCGCAGAAGCCGTGGCTGCTGCAGTTGTTCCAGCCGTACCGGCGCTCGCAGGCGTGA